The DNA region CGATTCTGTATGTTTTAGGACATTGCCCTAATTGTTATGCACCGtggtttcatttatttaaccttGTCTTATTTGCGCACATATAATACAACTTTAAACTTTGTCAGCAAATTTCACTTTGAGTTAATTCAGGTAATCGTGATTTAGAAAAAACAATATCAGTTGTCAGTTaccaaccctgtctcctagagattatgtttgtatgttactAAACTGCTTGGCTGTGGTAACAGAGTTATCAGAGACAACATTGCTCTCAGGTAACAAAACTCTAGATTCATGTACCGCAGAGGCTCAGTGAGCAGGTGTTTGGAGAGGATAGCATGTGTACTAAGTGCAGGACTTTGATACCAGAACCACAGGTTTATATCCAAACTCCTGTCTTTGGTTTTGGCAACAGAAGCAATGCGGTTAagggttagggaaagatcttgattttggttaaatgttaacaaaaatggtaataaaaacattatactATAGTCACAATGAGTGGAGAgtgagtgtttcttttttttaaaagatattttctgcaacatttttaagcatttaatTGACAGGAtggacaagcgtgaaagggggagagagagggagtgacatgcagcaaagggccacaggccagagtcgaacccgggccgctgcagcaacagccttgtacatggggcgcctgctctaccactaagccaccgacgccccagtgAGTGTTTCTTATTAACAAGTTCTATTTTGATGTTTTCTATGCACTTTGGCACCTTATTTTCATGTGCAtaaaaatcccagtgtgaatcaatttattttcattgcaaATGAGAAAATTATGAATCTGGTAGGCCACCAAACACCTGCAGGTTGAGTATCCCCGCTCTATGTCAGGTGTGGTACACCAACAGATAAGCAAGACGAACTTATGTATCCTGAAATGATACTCCTAAGgcattaaaatgcaacatatgAAAGCACATGGTGACAGTATTACGTTGCATGCCCACTATATGAGATTACAGGCAACCAGAAATTCAATTCCATTCGCTGTGTATTGGAAGTGACTGATTTGCTGCACAAAGCACACTGGGATACCTGCAATGTGGACCAAGCTGGCAGCACAAAAAGAGGGCGTGACAATTTGAAAAGTTAAGTTCTGTTAGTTGAACTCATTCGAAAGCACATAACCCGTGCACAGCGGGGTCAGCCTGTACAACTTGGTGCAAATGACGGCAGGAAACATCAGACTGAGAGTAAATAAGCAGATACAATGCACACAAGAGGGCTGAATTGCATGTTTCTTCTGTCTACAGACAATTAGACCAGATTGAGAGAGAAGAAAGGCCAGACACTCTCTCCCCCCCCCTCACACTACCTTCCCCTTGATGTAGAGATTTATAATTGAAGATATAATTGAATTAAACTGTCTGTTGGGGGTGTATTTGATGCAATGTGTCTGGTTGCATGTGTACAGAACCATATACAGAGTCTACTCAGCACATGATCACGCTGTTTGTAACATTTAAAGTGAAGACTCAATAAAAGAAGAAGCAGTTCAGCCCTCTTGTGTGTGGTGTATCTGATGATTTACAGCACTGTTAGTGTTGCATATTTCACAAAGAATGTGAAGGATTTAATGGATTCAATAACAAATcttatgtgtgttttaaagttAGCTTTAACTTTATTGCTGCAAGTATGCTTACAAAAACTAGGAAGCAACTTAGCATTGGAACAATTATGTAATCACACCACAGTGAGGTATACATGAGTTGAAACACAAATATTGAGGCAATGTGTCACATGAAAGCTTTTTCAAACTTGTTCTCATCCTAGCTTATTTTTACCTAAAGGAAAGTGTATTACTGCTACAACAGGACATTATCTGAGGTAGTGGCAACATGTCTGCGGTTACATGCATCTTCATGAGAGTAAATGTTTAGAGATCCAGTCAACAAATCTGCCGACGTTAGCGTAGACACCAGGCTTGTACTTCTTGCCGCAGCCGTCGCCCCAGCTCACAACACCAACAACATAGTGGGTGCCATTATGCTCACACACCAGAGGGCCGCCGGAGTCGCCCTGCaggggacagagaggaggataAGTTATTGTCATGATGAGCACTGTCAAAAGGAATATTTAAATAAGAGATCACAGCAGTCACAGACCTGGCAGGAGTCAACACCTCCTCCCATGTTGCCTGCACAGAACATGCTGTCGTCCAGAGAGTCTCCGTAAACATGGGGAGCTTTACACTTCTCCTGGGAGATCAGGAGAACACGAGTGTCCAGCAGCTGGTTGGTACCGTACTTCTCTGAGACGGACAGAGTAGCATTAGACAGAGTGTGATGTGCAAATGCATCCAAAGACCCTTCTTGTAGTTATTATACAgtatgtctctttgcagttccttcaCATCTCTTtagcctcgtttccaccaagcagtacagaacagttcagtttgataagctttttttcccagtttccactgtgaaaagttgtggatggtaccactGGAACTGTTCATAcggtccccatttttggtccccccctcTGTtagggtacctagcacacagatctggtactaaaaggtggagctgtgaacactgcagtcagtAGCAGACGGTCACTTTACCCTGTAGGCCCGTTTAGTAATCATCTCATCAACTCATCCATGCTAATGAGTATTTAACGTAATAATatttttggcttcactttgtTCTCAGTCAGTTTAATAATACAGCACTTGAAATGACACACTTTAAAATGACCAAGTAGGAATAAATTACCCTGTTTTCCGATGTAAATGCGTGATATAGGCCTAGGATGAAAATCTGTGAGCTGCCaaagttcaaaactttttccattttattggTTTAATCTCACAACTGGtctgttcttttttattttagagtCCTCAAACTGCTTATTCTGCACAGTTCAGTTGCCTCAGTGCAAATCAAATATACTTAAATGTCTTCTGACTAAATACCAGCAACCGGTTTACAGCCACTGATCCGTTAACTCATACTGGTTGTTGTGTTATGACTTGTTGTTAAGCAGTCTGAGCAGATTGAAATGATACATACGTGTTTCAGTCACGCCCCATCCTGAGATCACACACTCTGTCCCGCTGTTGAAGGACTGGTTTGGCAGGCAGGCTGTCTTCACAAAGCGGGTTTCTTTGGCACAGTACGGTCTGTCTGTGACTCTCAGCTGAAGCATGGCTGCACAGAAGAGCCACAGAACAAAGAACAGCATGTCAgtacatttaattttcattttaactcagTTAAAAAGtgaacagctgctgtctgtgcTCCTCACCAACATCATTGTAAAGAGCAAACGGGCTCTGTCTGTACTGCTCGTGCACAATGGCCCTCTCCACAGGGATGACCTGATCGAACACCTCATTCTTCTCTATGTCCACTCCACCCAGCACCACCTGCATATCCAATCCGCTTTTACTGGACATACACAGAGAGGTAAATAAAGGTCATGTGAATGTGTCCATGTACAAATCCACATCTGCTTCTAtgcatgggcagattatgagacaatgggccgtTGGGCACAGGCATGCAAAAGACCCCGTCTCCTCTCCTACATAGAAGACACAGAATTTCTGGAggttttgccccttttttatttgttctgaGTCTCGTTTTAGTCGTATACACTTttttgtgtggttttgtgtatctttggggtcattttgcatcactttgtggttgttttttgtccctCTGTAGTcatgtgtgtctctttttggtcattttgtgtctatttgtggcTCCTTTGCAtgtccttgttgttgttttgtgtctttttaaaggtcagtttgtgtctctttgagatataTTTGTGCCTTTGTTGGttcctttgtgtctctttgtcatcctttagtgtctttttgtagttcctttgcacgtctttgtggtctttctgtgtctctttgtggtcattttgtatctttttgtagtctttgtgtgtctctttgtggtcaatacgtgtctctttgtggtctttctgtgtctcttgtggtctttttgtgtctctttgtggtctttctgtgtctcttgtggtcttttgtgtctttttgtggtctcTCTGTGTcgcttgttgtcattttgtgtctctttgtggtctttctgtgtctctttggggcaatttcatgtctctttaaGGTCGGTACATGTTAACTAAGTGATATTTTGCAGGTGACAAAGGGGGCCCTGACACTTTAGGCCCCTGAACTGTACATAAATGGCCCAGTAGGCCCGtccagtaatccatccatgccaCTATGTATCAAAACAGCACTGGAGCTTACATGCAGTGTGCAGCTGTAAGCACCCAGCAGGACTGGATGAGGATGCCTCCACAGATGTGGCTGAAGGGCCCTGAGGAGCCTTTGGATCTGGTCTGCAGGGAAACCTGCCAAGGATGAGCTCCAGGAAGAGATTTCTTTCCTCCGAAGATCCTGGCTGAGCGGCCGGGCTGCGGCTTCCCACACTGGGAGAACTGGGCAGCAGCGACGTCCGGCTTGGCTAGAGTTTGATCGGTTTCATGGATGGTTGGTGGGGTGGCTGGAGCTGGGAGGGATGGAAAATCACAATGAGAGTTGTGGAGGCAAAGATcaatctgtgagtgtgtgtgcatgtgtgtgttttttacctCCTGAACATTTCCTAACTGTACAATAGTTCCACTTCAGTTTGCCGTCTTTATTAATGAAGCACCAGGGCTGATCATCTCCATCAGGGTTCCTTGAAGAGACAGAaattttaaaacacatattaaaaagCTCGTCATCAACATACAATGCTACAAgttttacaaaaacacatcagcaaACACAACGTTTTGTTTGAGTCTATACCATGTCCCTCACCTCACATGTACTGCATCCACATAAGAACACAAACATGGTTACATCAGCAGTAGGTACATGCAATATTTGCAAAAGATAACTCTTCACCTGCAGTAATTGTGTGGTCCAATTCCATCGAAGCCTGCGTACTCTTTGAAGGGATCTCCCCCTTTCTGCACGATGAAATAGGAATTCCAGTCCAGACACTCTTCCCCTTCAACTGTCACACTCACCATGCCCCGGTAAAACTCTCCATCCTCTTGGTAACAGTCATTTGGTCCTagaagaaaatatttattttatttatttccatgtgATAGCTGGGATGTTAGAGGATGAACGTTGGTTTTAAGGTGTGATTTAATTTAGGAGAGTGAGAGATTTGTATTTACCAACTTCGCAGAACTTCCCAGTATATCCATGAGGGCAGGAGCACTGGAAGGAGGACTGTTTGGGACCCTTCAAGCAGGAGCCTCCATTCTGACAGGGGTTGGGCCTGCAGGGAGATGCTGTGAACGCAGGCAAGAAGATCAGCTGCTGTCCAGTGCAAAGGACTCAATGCAGTAAGGAGAACTTTagactgatttttaaaaatcaataacATGATATTCAATAACAGAATTCCATAAAAGCAGACCTTTGTTGCAGTTGGGTGGTTTGTAAGGGGGCTTGCACTTGCACTCATAGAATGGAGCAGTAGATGTGATGACACAGCTTCCACGTCCACATTTCACATTCTTGCAGACATCtttcactgaaaaacacatggtgcattcattttatttagtttagaTCTAATTTTGGCTTAGTGCATAGTACAGATCTGCTGCCACACCTAAccaatgtgatttgtgttgtgTGCTGCTGACCACCTGCTTAACATTAACAGTCTGCAAGGTACATTAACATCTTTACACAATGCTTTCCTTACTCTAAGATTTTTAGCCTGCTTCATGTTTTGCTTTCTTCTGTTCTAATTTTAGATGTTGGGTATTTTATTGCTGATTTAATGACTAATTTAACATCTGACAAAGGGATAGCAGTTTAGTCAAGTAGGTCATGTCCCTGGATCAGCATCCAACATCATGTTCCTGGACCTAGATTGCGATCAACAAGAGTGAAGCTAAGTTTTCCAAATTGAAGTTAGTACAGTTGAACATAATCCtctaacactgaacaaaaaactTGTAAGCCTCTGCCTGTGTTGGCTATGCTAATGAGTAAACTTACCAATAGACGGGAATATTAGCGAGCTAGCTTGCAAGGTAGGTGGTAGGtatgctatgctaacaagtGCGCTTCCCAATAGGCTAGAATATTAGCAAAaaagcttgctaactaggtatgctatgctaacaagtaaccTTGCCAGTATGCTCGAATATTAGCAAAATAGCTTGTTAACTAGATTGGCTATGCGCTAATAAGTATACTTGCTAATAGAGGAGAATattagcgagctagctagctaagtaGGTATGTCATGCTAACAAGTGAGCTTTccaatttttttctcttttttttccaaataaattttttttaagaagtaaaAAGTaactaggtaggctatgctaacaagtaaccTTGCCAGTATGCTACAATATTAGCAAgatagcttgctaactaggttggCTATGCTAATGAGTGAACTTGCCAATAGACGAGAATATTAGCGAGCTAGCTGGCTAAGTAGGTATGTTATGCTAACAAGTAACCTTGCCAGTATGCTAGAATATTAGCAAAATACCTTGCTAAATAGGTTGGCTATgctaatttaattcaattttcaattctATTtacaaagcccaatatcacaactcacaatttgcctcagagggctttacagcaaaATCGCATTAACTAGGTTGACTATGCTACTGAGTAAACCTGCCAATAGATGAGAATATTAGCGAGCTAGCTTGCTAGGTAGGTATGCTATGCTGACAGGTAGGATTGACAGGTATGGATAAAAGCATTTTCAGTTGCAAATTCCTGCAATTAACACATTTTACCTCCTTTTTTCCATGTTGATTTCAGATTTGGTTAGGTTTATCCAGAACCATCATCACCATgctgattttggatcatttgTTTATGTCGATACCAACATAGCAGTTAGTTTGCTTGCAAACTAGGTAGGTTGGGAAAATGTGGTGATTTGCATCTTTCTTCTTTGTCAACAATAATCTAGTTTATTGacaagcttacttgttagcatagcctcgCTACgtagcaagctaactcgctaataTTCTAGTCTCTTTGTAAATTtgcttgttagcatagcctaccttgttagcaagctaactcgctaataTTCTAGTCTTTGTAAGTTtgcttgttagcatagcctaccttgttagcaagctaactcgctaacccTGCAACAACTTATTAgaattttgttcagtgtaacaGATGATTTTGTTAAATTGTACTAACTAGAAAACTTGGAAAATGTAGCTTAGCTCAGAAGAAGCTTAAAGGAATTTTGAGAGAAGCGCAGGAGCAGGACACTGATGATATTAAAGGGCTGTGATGGATTGACTGCAATATTGATCCAGGAATGTAATGTGGGGTGTTGATCCAAGAGCATGTCCCACTTGGCAAAATCATGTCATACCTATGTGCATTGTCcctgaaaataaatatataactaGAATTGAGCTTTAAACGACattcaaacataattttgttcctgtaaactgtgtgtgtaattttataTTGCTAACACTGTGTCTGTTCGTTCTTGTCACTAGGGGGCgccaaagacaaacaaaaaaaatccaattcaGGACACACTTTACAGTTTTGTTGATTGTTATGAAGCGCTTAATGAAACTGGGAATCACTTGCTCTTTCATCATCACCTCATTAGCACAGCATAAGTCTTCTGTTGCAAATTTTCAAACACTTTGACATTGGGTTCACACATTTTGACACCTTTTTTCCAAACAGTAAAGACAGAAATCTTATTTAAAAGGGACCCGAGACTATTGGACTACCTGTGTTAAACAACAggaaaacatctgttcacagcTGATTTAAATTACTCTAATGAATGTGAATTCTAATGCACCTGTGTGAAACTGTTTTGCACAACTCTTTAATCAGCAATCTGTCCATATCCATCTGTAAAAGCAACCTCTGTGTTGCTGTTTGCAAACACGGATCAAAGACGCCAAAGAGTCTGAGAGCCTCTGAATATTACACCTGAAGCTCTGATACACCTCATCTCAGTCATACCTGTCTGACACTTCTTTCCTGTGTAAGGCTCGGGGCACAAACATTTGAAGCTCCCGTCGGCAGTGTGGTCACAGATGCCTCCATTCAGACATGGGTTTGGATCACATTCATCTAAGTGAGGACACAATCATGTCAAATGCTTACCAATATAAATTCTCACATGCTGTCCCAACAGTTACCACACAGACTCAGATAAATCAGTCAGGAGCAGTGTGCAACTGATTATGCCTGCCTGAATCAATGTGTCTTATGACAGAAGAGGTATCTCAGTTAAACTACAGCATGTTTTCAGCATATACAAACCAGACGTAATTTACCTGCGAAGTCCACAAGTTCATACAACCAGTCATCAAGATTTAAATCAAAATCCCCAGCAGGGCTGTCAGTGGTGTAATCGTTATAATACTCATAAGCTgcgaggggaaaaaaagcatttaagTATCAAGTCATAAAGGGCTCATAAAGTAAAAATTTAGTTTACAGTTGAGTAAAGTGGAAAGTGTTTTTACCACCAGTGCCATCTGTTTCTGTGTATA from Epinephelus fuscoguttatus linkage group LG20, E.fuscoguttatus.final_Chr_v1 includes:
- the LOC125881275 gene encoding hyaluronan-binding protein 2-like, coding for MAGVYTNMLCFTALLLQLCALTALGQDYVYTETDGTGAYEYYNDYTTDSPAGDFDLNLDDWLYELVDFADECDPNPCLNGGICDHTADGSFKCLCPEPYTGKKCQTVKDVCKNVKCGRGSCVITSTAPFYECKCKPPYKPPNCNKASPCRPNPCQNGGSCLKGPKQSSFQCSCPHGYTGKFCEVGPNDCYQEDGEFYRGMVSVTVEGEECLDWNSYFIVQKGGDPFKEYAGFDGIGPHNYCRNPDGDDQPWCFINKDGKLKWNYCTVRKCSGAPATPPTIHETDQTLAKPDVAAAQFSQCGKPQPGRSARIFGGKKSLPGAHPWQVSLQTRSKGSSGPFSHICGGILIQSCWVLTAAHCIKSGLDMQVVLGGVDIEKNEVFDQVIPVERAIVHEQYRQSPFALYNDVAMLQLRVTDRPYCAKETRFVKTACLPNQSFNSGTECVISGWGVTETQKYGTNQLLDTRVLLISQEKCKAPHVYGDSLDDSMFCAGNMGGGVDSCQGDSGGPLVCEHNGTHYVVGVVSWGDGCGKKYKPGVYANVGRFVDWISKHLLS